Below is a genomic region from Kribbella qitaiheensis.
GTGTTCGCGCCGATGATGCCGGCCGTCATCGTGCCGTGGCCGTTGTTGTCGTTCGGCGTCGTGCCGGGCTGGATCTCGTTCCGCCCGGCCAGCACCCGGCCCGCGAGATCCGGGTGACCGGCGTCGATGCCGGTGTCCAGTACGGCGACCGTCTGCGCACCTGCCGTCTTGGTCAGGTCCCATGCCTGCGGCATCCGGATCGCCGACATCGCGCCGGCCTGGTCCGAGCCGTAGTACGTGTCGTTCGGTACGGCGGACGCGGTGCGGATGTAGTCCAGGGACGCCTTCTCGACGCTGGCGTCGGCCTTGAGCGCCTTCAGCATGTCCGGCGCTGCCTGGTCGCTGGTCACCGTGACGAGGTCGGTACCGACGGCGGCCGAGGACCGGCTCTTGACCTTGCCGAGTGCCCTGGACTTCGCGGCGGCAGACGCGGTCTTCTTGAACTTCACGAGCACCGTGTTGGGCGCGTACGCGTCCTTGGCCGGCTTCGCGGTGCGCGCGAAGGTGGGCTTGACGGCGTACGGGCCGGGTTTCGGCTGAGCGGCGTTGCCGGACGAACCGGTGATGGTGACCAAGGTGGCAGCTACCAGAGCAGCGGGCACAGCAAGGCGCAGCAGATGAACTGGGCGGATGGGCACGGACCCCCCCAAGGGTCTCAGAGTGACTTTGTTGCAGGAGTATCTCAGAGGGTGGGAGCAACTTTCCCGACCGCTGGATTGTCAAAAGCTGCAATTTCGCTCCGACGTCCCGGCCGGACCGCCTGAACCGGGCGGGATTGAGCTATAAGGCGAGGAGAACCATGAAGTACATGCTGTTGATCCGCCCGGACGTCGATTTCTCCGGCGAGGTGCCGGCCGAGATGGTCGCGGCGACCGTGGCCTGGGTGGAAGAGATGACAGAGCGTGGCGTCCGGTTACACGGTGACGCGATCCGGCCCGCGTCCGAGGGCGTCGGCGTCAGTCGCCGGGCGGGCAAGGTGATCACCACCGACGGCCCGTACGCGGAAGCGAAGGAGCAGATGGGCGGCTACGACATGCTCGAGTGCCGCGACCTGGACGAAGCGATCGAGATCGCCTCCAAGCACCCGGTCGCCGAGATCGGCGTAGTAGAGGTACGCGCAGTCGCCACAATCGAGTAGCTGTTGCCCACGGCCCCGTCCTGCGGGGGCGCTGGTTGCCCTGGGCGCCCGCACTGCGCGGTACCGGCTTCTGGGAGGGGAGCCACCCTTTCGAACAAGACAACATGGTCAGCGCACCCCGCCCTCAACCGACAGGCGTGCGCCGAGCCGGTACCTCAGGCCTGTGAGCCGCGGTGACGCCGACGGAGGGGCACGCCGATCAGTGCGGCGACAGGTCCGGCAGCGAGCAGGATCGCCAACGCGGCATAGCCGTAGTTCAAGGCCGCCGCGGTGGCGATACCTGCCACCAGCAACGGTCCGCCGGCGTCGCCGAGCTCGCGGCCCAGCTCCGCGGTGCCCATCGTCTGACCGAGCCGAGCCTCCGGGGTCGAGGCCGCAAGGGCAGCGAACCCCACTGGCGTGATCAGGCCCGTCCCTGCGCCGATCAGGACCGCCGCGAGCAGAATCCCGGCAACGCCCGGCAGGGTCGCGCATCCCAGCCCGGCCGCCGCGAGCGCCAGGCCGCCGCCGAGACCGATCCGAGCGGTCAGGCGCCCGGCATCCAGGGCCCGCCCGGCCCACGGCTGGACCAGCGCGGCAGTGGCGGCGAGCACCGAGACCGCCGCACCGGTTGCGATCGTCCCCAGACCTGTCGCCGCCCCAGTGACCGGGAGAAAACCGACACCCACCGACAGGGCCGCAGTCGCGCCGGCCAGGGCGGCAGTCGGTCGCAGGAACGCTGGATCGGTGACCCGGCGAGCCAGGTCGAGCACCGTCTGCCGCTTGCGTGGCAGCGGCGGAATTGCCGGCACGGCCACCAATGCCCAGGCCGCAACCAGCAGACCGAGGACAGTCATCACCGCGAACAGCAGGCGGAACCCACCCAGCCACACCAAGGCGCCACCGAGCAGCGGGCCGAGGGTGTAGCCGA
It encodes:
- a CDS encoding YciI family protein, encoding MKYMLLIRPDVDFSGEVPAEMVAATVAWVEEMTERGVRLHGDAIRPASEGVGVSRRAGKVITTDGPYAEAKEQMGGYDMLECRDLDEAIEIASKHPVAEIGVVEVRAVATIE
- a CDS encoding MFS transporter yields the protein MTEPVSSQAAASRRRMSPLYAAGFTTAFGAHAVAANLGGFSDDAVRSLLTLGVLLALYDGAEVVLKPVFGTIADRVGARPVLLAGLVGFALASGLYVLADSPGWLWAARLGQGAAASAFSPAASALVARLNPAAKHGRAFGSYGFYKSIGYTLGPLLGGALVWLGGFRLLFAVMTVLGLLVAAWALVAVPAIPPLPRKRQTVLDLARRVTDPAFLRPTAALAGATAALSVGVGFLPVTGAATGLGTIATGAAVSVLAATAALVQPWAGRALDAGRLTARIGLGGGLALAAAGLGCATLPGVAGILLAAVLIGAGTGLITPVGFAALAASTPEARLGQTMGTAELGRELGDAGGPLLVAGIATAAALNYGYAALAILLAAGPVAALIGVPLRRRHRGSQA